The Clostridioides difficile genome has a segment encoding these proteins:
- a CDS encoding glycoside hydrolase family 31 protein, whose product MVRIFEDYIEKRFDNELLRIEAWGKNSLRIRSFVDQNFIDENYALNEKPKLNKEYIKIEKSEDGSVSIKNGKVKAVLDHRDRITFYNDKNEILLKEFIRLRAVKHDDGGEDVGTIEITKDFNSTLKLKSREYKPSYSGEFEVTTRFESEPCEKVFGMGQYQHEFLDLKNTVLELAQRNSQISVPYYISSLGYGFLWNNPGIGRVSFAKNMTEWKMFSTNFIDYWITCGESPKELSKNYSQVTGTVPMMPENLLGLWQSKLRYRTSEEVLDVVKEYSKRGIKLSSIAIDYFHWPKQGEYKFDLDYWQNPKELVKKLKEEYSVEPIVSVWPTVQSDAENYNDYLENGYLVNVNRGVRMTMQIQGNTVFVDMTNKNAREYVWDRIDKNYKQLGIDYYWLDVAEPGYSVYDFDNYRYKKGNVLSCGNIYPIDYLKMIYDGLNDDTESVVTLVRGAWAGAQKYGALVWSGDIDSSFEAFNNQVNTGLNMGLAGIPWWTTDIGGFHGGNPKDPEFRELMVRWFQYATFSPILRMHGDRLPHSKPLSNKGGGSMVTGAPNEIWSYGEEVEGILTKFIKIRESLKAYLKDLMKEAHEDGTPVMRTLFYEFPEDDKAWEIDNTYMFGEEILVAPIMNYKDRSRKVYLPKGYTWENIFSGISYEGGEVYEIECPLEEIPIFLKQNSKHSFEELKNILREVKS is encoded by the coding sequence GTGGTAAGAATATTTGAAGATTATATTGAAAAAAGATTTGACAATGAACTATTGCGAATAGAAGCATGGGGAAAAAACTCTTTACGTATTAGATCATTTGTCGACCAAAATTTTATTGATGAAAATTATGCTCTTAATGAAAAACCTAAGTTGAATAAAGAATATATTAAAATCGAGAAGAGTGAAGATGGTAGTGTAAGTATTAAAAATGGAAAAGTAAAGGCTGTCTTAGACCATAGAGATAGAATTACTTTTTATAATGATAAAAATGAAATACTGTTAAAGGAATTTATTAGATTAAGAGCTGTAAAACACGATGATGGTGGAGAAGACGTAGGAACCATTGAAATTACCAAAGACTTTAACTCTACACTTAAATTAAAATCAAGAGAATATAAACCAAGTTATAGTGGAGAATTTGAAGTAACTACTAGATTTGAGTCTGAACCTTGTGAAAAGGTTTTTGGTATGGGACAATATCAGCATGAATTTTTAGATTTAAAGAATACTGTTTTAGAATTAGCTCAAAGAAATTCTCAAATATCAGTTCCTTATTATATTTCTAGTTTAGGGTATGGATTTTTATGGAATAATCCAGGGATTGGAAGAGTATCTTTTGCCAAGAACATGACAGAGTGGAAGATGTTCTCTACAAACTTTATAGATTATTGGATTACTTGTGGAGAAAGCCCAAAAGAGTTAAGTAAAAATTACTCTCAAGTTACAGGAACTGTACCTATGATGCCTGAAAACCTATTAGGTCTATGGCAAAGTAAATTAAGATATAGAACTTCAGAAGAAGTTTTAGATGTTGTGAAAGAATACTCAAAAAGAGGTATTAAACTTTCATCAATTGCAATAGACTATTTTCATTGGCCTAAGCAAGGGGAATATAAATTCGACTTAGATTATTGGCAAAATCCTAAGGAATTAGTTAAAAAACTGAAAGAAGAGTATTCAGTAGAACCAATAGTATCTGTATGGCCTACAGTTCAAAGTGATGCAGAAAATTACAATGATTATTTAGAAAATGGTTATTTGGTTAATGTTAATCGTGGTGTTAGAATGACAATGCAAATTCAAGGAAATACAGTCTTTGTAGATATGACAAACAAAAACGCAAGGGAATATGTTTGGGATAGAATAGATAAAAATTATAAGCAGCTTGGAATTGATTATTATTGGTTAGATGTAGCTGAACCTGGATATTCTGTTTATGATTTTGATAATTATAGATATAAAAAAGGAAATGTTTTAAGCTGTGGAAATATTTATCCTATTGATTATTTAAAAATGATTTATGATGGTCTAAATGATGATACAGAATCTGTTGTAACTCTTGTAAGAGGAGCTTGGGCAGGAGCTCAAAAGTATGGGGCTTTAGTATGGTCTGGAGACATTGATTCTAGTTTTGAGGCTTTTAATAATCAAGTAAATACAGGGTTGAATATGGGACTAGCAGGTATACCTTGGTGGACTACAGATATTGGAGGTTTCCATGGAGGAAATCCTAAAGACCCAGAGTTTAGAGAACTTATGGTAAGATGGTTCCAATATGCTACTTTTTCACCAATTTTGAGAATGCATGGAGATAGGTTGCCTCACAGTAAGCCATTATCAAATAAAGGTGGAGGTTCAATGGTCACTGGAGCTCCTAATGAGATATGGTCTTATGGTGAAGAAGTTGAAGGCATTCTTACAAAGTTTATAAAAATCAGGGAAAGTTTAAAAGCTTATTTAAAAGATTTAATGAAGGAAGCTCATGAAGATGGAACACCAGTTATGAGAACTCTATTTTATGAATTTCCTGAAGATGATAAAGCTTGGGAGATTGATAATACATATATGTTTGGAGAGGAAATTTTGGTTGCTCCAATAATGAATTATAAAGACAGAAGTAGAAAAGTATATTTGCCAAAAGGATATACATGGGAAAATATATTTAGTGGAATTAGTTATGAAGGTGGAGAAGTTTATGAAATAGAATGCCCACTTGAAGAAATTCCTATTTTCTTAAAGCAAAACTCTAAGCATAGCTTTGAAGAACTAAAAAATATTTTGAGAGAGGTGAAATCATAA
- a CDS encoding PTS sugar transporter subunit IIC translates to MEPQLWQLLLIVVYGFFINYEKNSTMFGTYQPVTAGFITGLILGDINTGLYIGGTLQLLSLGISNFGGASIPDYQTASIVATFITITTGQEASVGISIGIPVALLMVQLDVLRNTIGIWLVHKAEDGAKKGNYKNITYMQMLGVLLTAATTGIPVALAVIFGPSLVDTILKYTPEWLTGGLTVAGGLLPAVGIGLLLRYLPAKEYFSYLVIGFVLAVYMKVPLLGVALIGGAIALIIYKKNVENQAQQYTVVGGMDEDE, encoded by the coding sequence ATGGAGCCACAATTATGGCAATTATTATTAATTGTAGTATATGGATTTTTTATAAACTATGAAAAAAATTCAACAATGTTTGGGACATATCAACCAGTAACAGCAGGTTTTATTACTGGGCTTATATTAGGTGATATAAATACAGGTCTATATATTGGAGGTACATTACAATTACTATCATTAGGGATTAGTAATTTTGGTGGAGCATCAATTCCTGATTATCAAACAGCAAGTATAGTAGCTACATTTATAACTATTACAACTGGCCAAGAAGCATCTGTAGGAATTTCTATAGGTATTCCAGTTGCTTTGTTGATGGTACAGTTAGATGTACTTAGAAACACTATTGGTATATGGCTAGTTCATAAAGCAGAAGATGGAGCTAAAAAAGGAAATTATAAAAATATAACATATATGCAAATGCTAGGAGTATTATTAACAGCAGCTACAACAGGTATTCCAGTTGCCTTAGCTGTAATATTTGGGCCTTCTTTGGTTGATACTATTTTAAAATATACACCTGAATGGTTAACAGGTGGTTTAACAGTAGCTGGAGGGTTACTTCCAGCAGTAGGAATAGGATTACTACTTAGATATCTTCCTGCCAAAGAGTACTTTAGTTATTTAGTGATTGGATTTGTTTTAGCAGTCTATATGAAAGTACCATTATTAGGTGTGGCTTTAATCGGAGGAGCAATCGCCCTTATAATTTATAAAAAGAATGTGGAAAATCAAGCACAACAATATACTGTAGTAGGAGGTATGGATGAAGATGAGTGA
- a CDS encoding PTS system mannose/fructose/sorbose family transporter subunit IID: MKMSDNMSSNKSNEKIKKSVLWRWFFTSSVSSNYEKMQALAYCYAVLPFLKTVYKDKPEKLQNAVLNHLQFFNTNPWVAPYILGINVAMEELSSEDTEEAVASIKTGLMGPVAGLGDSLFVVIPWTIFGAIAANMALDGSPFGILLWIVVSVALKLLSIPLFNAGYTSGTKLISSIEKSLKILTESTSILGLMVVGALIPSVVKANVALNFQQGDFTMKGQEILDQIMPGLVPAILVVIVYWALKKNIKPIYLILGVMVVSIILYALGILK; this comes from the coding sequence ATGAAGATGAGTGATAATATGTCATCAAATAAATCAAATGAAAAAATCAAAAAAAGTGTTTTATGGCGCTGGTTTTTTACTAGTTCTGTCTCTTCAAACTATGAGAAGATGCAAGCTTTAGCATATTGTTATGCAGTATTACCATTTTTAAAAACAGTATATAAAGATAAGCCAGAAAAACTTCAAAATGCTGTATTAAATCATTTACAATTTTTTAATACTAATCCATGGGTTGCACCTTATATTTTGGGTATTAATGTAGCTATGGAGGAGCTATCAAGTGAAGATACTGAAGAGGCTGTTGCTTCAATTAAAACAGGATTGATGGGACCAGTAGCAGGTCTAGGAGATAGTTTATTTGTTGTTATTCCATGGACAATTTTTGGAGCTATAGCAGCTAATATGGCACTAGATGGAAGTCCATTTGGAATCTTATTATGGATTGTAGTAAGTGTAGCATTGAAACTATTAAGTATACCACTATTTAATGCGGGTTATACATCAGGGACTAAACTGATATCTTCAATTGAAAAAAGTTTAAAAATCTTAACTGAGAGTACTTCTATTTTAGGGTTAATGGTTGTAGGTGCCTTAATACCATCTGTAGTAAAAGCTAATGTTGCCCTAAATTTTCAACAAGGTGATTTTACGATGAAGGGTCAAGAAATATTAGACCAAATTATGCCTGGTCTAGTTCCTGCAATTTTAGTTGTTATTGTTTATTGGGCTCTTAAAAAGAACATAAAACCAATATACTTAATTTTGGGTGTAATGGTTGTTTCAATAATTCTATATGCACTAGGTATTTTAAAATAA
- a CDS encoding PTS sugar transporter subunit IIB, translating into MEMKGIKNIRIDDRLIHGQVATMWSNKLGVTRLMVVNDAVANNSVQKQVLRMATPAGIASSIITEETAIKNITAGKYEGQNVLLIVKSPVDLIPFIEAGMKIHNINVGNMSSRKNTTVLKPNISVTEEEKEAFKKLLDEGIEITTIMTPDDKKTYLVDIL; encoded by the coding sequence ATGGAAATGAAAGGAATTAAAAATATTCGTATAGATGACCGTTTAATTCATGGTCAAGTTGCAACTATGTGGAGTAATAAATTAGGTGTTACAAGATTAATGGTGGTAAATGACGCAGTAGCTAATAATTCTGTTCAAAAACAAGTTCTAAGAATGGCTACACCTGCTGGAATAGCATCATCTATAATTACAGAAGAAACTGCTATAAAAAATATTACTGCTGGTAAGTATGAAGGACAAAATGTATTATTAATTGTAAAATCTCCTGTTGACCTTATTCCGTTTATAGAAGCAGGAATGAAGATACATAATATAAATGTTGGAAATATGTCAAGTAGAAAGAATACCACTGTATTAAAACCTAATATCAGTGTTACTGAAGAAGAAAAAGAAGCGTTCAAAAAACTCCTAGATGAAGGAATTGAAATTACAACTATAATGACGCCTGATGATAAGAAAACTTATCTTGTAGATATTTTATAA
- a CDS encoding PTS sugar transporter subunit IIA: MNSIILMSHGNMAEEVLNSAKMIIGDTIDYPTVNMKQDDGIEGTIKKLKKALEVYKESSEITIMVDLIGGTPCNAALLEANNDSRIKIISGLNLGMVIESAFSDAKELAVKLEKVGKDNISIVEPTMSLLSDDE, from the coding sequence GTGAATAGTATTATTTTGATGAGTCATGGAAATATGGCTGAAGAGGTTTTGAATTCTGCAAAAATGATAATAGGGGATACTATAGATTATCCTACTGTAAATATGAAGCAAGATGATGGAATTGAAGGAACAATAAAAAAACTAAAAAAAGCTTTAGAAGTATATAAAGAAAGTTCAGAAATAACTATAATGGTGGATTTAATAGGTGGAACGCCATGCAATGCTGCATTATTAGAAGCTAATAATGATAGTAGAATTAAAATCATTTCAGGGCTAAATTTAGGTATGGTTATTGAATCAGCTTTTTCAGATGCAAAAGAACTAGCAGTAAAGCTAGAGAAGGTAGGTAAAGACAATATTTCTATAGTTGAACCTACAATGAGCTTATTATCTGATGATGAATAG
- a CDS encoding ROK family transcriptional regulator, translated as MVTDKYTIREMNERLVLEQIIKNGPISRASIASTIGLNKATISAITKKLIDESLVHEIGIGNSTHSGGRKPILLVFNKCAGISLSMDIGYDYIFSSLSYLDGTIINSKNLTDIQVSKDNVIQLIDEIINSYNISKIDTPYDVIGFTLAIHGITCENKILFTPYYNLNEIDLYSILSEKYDFPIHIENEANLTALAESTFSTVHNSLLSLSIHSGFGSGIIINNKLYNGRNGMSGEIGHTIIMPNGKPCPCGNLGCLEQYCSEKKVFEQLSSLENISKIDSNMVKQLYYANNQNAKKVIQDFCSYLSIAINNAIATYAPEIIYLNSQIIRDIPEMLQITKDMLVSSFNKGINVEISSLGSEASLYGGSAVNIKSFLNIQNLTLMNEINDKITTL; from the coding sequence TTGGTTACTGATAAATACACTATTCGAGAAATGAATGAAAGATTGGTACTTGAACAAATTATAAAAAATGGTCCTATTTCTAGGGCAAGTATTGCCTCTACCATAGGATTAAACAAAGCAACTATATCTGCTATTACAAAAAAACTTATTGATGAATCTCTAGTCCATGAGATAGGAATTGGAAATAGCACTCATAGTGGTGGAAGAAAACCTATACTTTTAGTATTTAATAAATGTGCAGGAATTTCTTTAAGTATGGATATTGGATATGACTATATATTTTCTTCTCTATCTTATTTAGATGGAACTATTATAAATTCAAAGAATTTGACAGATATACAGGTAAGTAAAGATAATGTCATACAACTAATAGATGAAATCATAAATAGTTACAATATATCCAAAATAGACACTCCTTATGATGTAATAGGATTCACTCTGGCTATACATGGGATTACTTGTGAAAATAAAATACTGTTTACTCCATATTATAATCTTAATGAGATTGACTTATATAGTATCCTTAGTGAAAAATACGACTTCCCTATTCATATAGAAAATGAAGCAAACTTAACTGCTTTAGCTGAAAGTACTTTCTCAACTGTACATAATTCACTACTTAGTCTTAGTATTCACAGTGGATTCGGTTCAGGCATTATAATAAATAATAAATTATATAATGGTAGAAATGGTATGAGTGGTGAAATTGGTCACACTATCATCATGCCTAATGGTAAACCCTGCCCTTGTGGAAACCTTGGATGTTTAGAACAATATTGTTCAGAGAAAAAAGTATTTGAACAGCTTTCTTCTTTAGAAAATATATCTAAGATAGACTCTAATATGGTAAAGCAGCTATACTATGCAAATAATCAAAATGCTAAAAAAGTTATTCAGGATTTTTGTAGTTACTTATCAATAGCTATAAATAATGCTATTGCAACTTATGCTCCTGAGATAATATATTTAAATAGCCAGATAATTAGAGATATACCTGAAATGTTACAGATTACAAAAGATATGTTAGTTAGTTCTTTTAACAAAGGTATAAATGTAGAAATTTCATCATTAGGGTCTGAGGCATCTCTATATGGTGGTTCTGCTGTAAACATTAAGAGCTTTTTAAACATACAAAATTTAACTTTGATGAATGAAATAAATGATAAAATAACTACATTATAA
- the xylB gene encoding xylulokinase — MEYVLGVDIGTSGTKTVLFDKLGNTIESCTYEYPLIQEKSGWAEQDANDWWKAVVESIRHVIQSSNISSEYIKGIGLSGQMHGLVMLDKEGNTLRNSIIWCDQRTIKECEEITDLVGKERLIEITANPALTGFTASKILWVRNNEPDIYENTNKILLPKDYIRYKLTGEYATEVSDASGMQLLDISKRNWSDEVLEKLNIDKNLLGKVYESQEITGYVTKEIASLTGIKEGTIVVGGAGDQAAGAIGNGIVKDGIVSSTIGTSGVVFAYTKEPKIDKEGRIHTFCHAVPNTWHVMGVTQGAGLSLKWFKDNFCQREIEISNSLGKDVYEIINGQVSQVPSGCNGLLYLPYMMGERTPHLDPYARGVFFGLSPMHSKKEMARAIMEGVSYSLKDCMDIIQSLNIEVNEVRASGGGGKSKVWRQMQADMFNQDVYTINSSEGPALGVAILALVGAGIYENIQQACSVIIKTSTKLESISENVDIYKRYHKLYKKLYKSLKDDFKILDEAVNFKDK; from the coding sequence TTGGAATATGTATTAGGTGTAGATATTGGTACATCAGGTACTAAAACTGTCTTATTTGATAAATTAGGAAATACTATAGAAAGCTGTACATATGAATATCCTCTTATACAAGAGAAATCAGGCTGGGCAGAGCAGGATGCTAATGACTGGTGGAAAGCTGTAGTGGAATCTATAAGACATGTAATTCAAAGTTCAAATATAAGTAGTGAATATATAAAAGGAATTGGATTATCAGGACAAATGCATGGTCTAGTTATGCTAGACAAAGAAGGTAATACATTAAGAAACTCTATAATATGGTGCGACCAACGTACAATAAAAGAATGTGAAGAGATAACTGATTTAGTAGGAAAAGAAAGATTAATTGAAATAACTGCTAATCCAGCACTTACAGGTTTTACAGCATCAAAAATATTATGGGTTAGAAATAATGAACCTGATATTTACGAAAATACTAATAAAATACTTCTTCCAAAAGATTATATAAGATACAAGTTAACAGGAGAGTATGCTACAGAAGTATCCGATGCAAGTGGTATGCAGTTACTTGATATAAGCAAAAGAAATTGGAGTGATGAAGTACTTGAAAAGTTAAATATAGATAAAAATCTTTTAGGTAAAGTTTATGAATCTCAAGAAATTACAGGATATGTAACTAAAGAAATCGCAAGCTTAACAGGGATTAAAGAAGGAACAATAGTTGTAGGAGGAGCTGGAGACCAGGCAGCAGGGGCTATAGGGAATGGAATAGTTAAAGATGGTATAGTTTCATCTACTATTGGGACATCAGGAGTTGTATTTGCATATACAAAAGAGCCTAAAATTGATAAAGAGGGCAGAATTCATACTTTCTGTCATGCAGTACCAAATACATGGCATGTTATGGGGGTTACTCAAGGTGCGGGATTATCATTAAAATGGTTTAAGGATAACTTTTGTCAAAGAGAAATAGAAATTTCAAACTCTTTAGGGAAAGATGTATATGAAATTATAAATGGGCAAGTAAGTCAGGTACCATCAGGATGTAATGGATTGCTTTACTTACCATATATGATGGGAGAGAGAACACCTCATCTTGACCCTTATGCTAGAGGTGTGTTCTTTGGATTATCTCCAATGCACTCTAAAAAAGAAATGGCAAGAGCAATTATGGAGGGTGTTTCGTACAGTTTAAAAGACTGTATGGATATAATACAAAGCCTTAATATAGAAGTTAATGAAGTAAGAGCCTCTGGTGGAGGAGGTAAAAGTAAAGTCTGGAGACAGATGCAGGCAGATATGTTTAATCAAGATGTATATACTATAAACTCAAGTGAAGGTCCAGCACTGGGAGTTGCAATTCTTGCATTAGTAGGAGCAGGTATATATGAAAATATACAACAAGCTTGCAGTGTTATAATAAAAACTTCAACTAAGTTAGAGTCAATAAGTGAAAATGTGGACATATATAAGAGATATCACAAATTGTATAAAAAACTATATAAATCTTTAAAAGATGATTTTAAGATTTTAGATGAAGCAGTTAATTTTAAAGATAAATAA
- the xylA gene encoding xylose isomerase: MSEIFKGIGQIKFEGINSKNELAFRYYNPEQVVGNKTMKEHLRFAMSYWHTLCGESNDPFGVGTVDRPWNNMTNPMEIAKFKVDAGFEFMTKMGIEYFCFHDRDIAPEGKDLAETNKILDEIVEYIKLKMKETGIKLLWGTANMFGNPRFVHGASTTCNADVYAYAAAQVKKAMEVTKYLGGENFVFWGGREGYETLLNTNTELEMDNFARFLQMAVDYAREIGFTGQFLIEPKPKEPTKHQYDFDTATVLGFLRKYNLDKYFKMNIEANHATLAGHTFQHELNLARINNVLGSVDANQGDLLLGWDTDQFPTNIYDATLAMYEVLKQGGIAPGGFNFDSKVRRASFEVEDLFLAYIAGMDTFAKGLLIAHKLLEDEVFENFTKDRYISFSEGIGKDIVEGKVGFKELESYALKMPTIENKSGRQEMLENILNRYIYEVDTIYNK; the protein is encoded by the coding sequence ATGAGTGAAATATTTAAAGGAATAGGACAGATAAAATTTGAAGGAATAAATTCTAAAAATGAGTTAGCATTTAGATACTACAATCCTGAACAGGTAGTAGGAAATAAGACTATGAAAGAGCACTTAAGGTTTGCAATGAGTTACTGGCATACTTTATGTGGAGAAAGTAACGACCCATTTGGAGTAGGTACAGTAGATAGACCTTGGAACAACATGACAAATCCAATGGAAATAGCAAAATTTAAAGTTGATGCAGGATTTGAATTTATGACGAAGATGGGGATTGAGTATTTCTGTTTCCATGATAGAGATATAGCTCCAGAAGGAAAAGATTTAGCTGAAACAAATAAAATATTAGATGAAATAGTTGAGTACATAAAGCTTAAAATGAAAGAAACAGGAATAAAATTATTATGGGGAACAGCTAATATGTTTGGTAATCCAAGATTTGTTCATGGGGCATCTACAACTTGTAATGCTGATGTTTACGCTTATGCAGCAGCTCAAGTGAAAAAGGCTATGGAAGTGACTAAGTATTTAGGTGGAGAAAACTTTGTATTTTGGGGTGGAAGAGAAGGTTATGAAACCTTACTTAATACTAATACAGAACTTGAAATGGATAACTTTGCAAGATTTCTACAAATGGCTGTAGATTATGCTAGAGAAATCGGATTTACTGGACAATTCTTAATAGAACCTAAGCCAAAGGAGCCTACTAAACATCAATATGATTTTGACACTGCTACAGTTTTAGGATTCTTAAGAAAGTACAATTTAGATAAATACTTCAAAATGAATATAGAAGCTAACCATGCAACACTTGCAGGTCATACTTTCCAACATGAATTAAATCTAGCTAGAATAAACAATGTTTTAGGAAGTGTTGATGCAAATCAAGGAGATTTATTATTAGGGTGGGATACAGACCAATTTCCAACAAACATATACGATGCAACACTTGCAATGTATGAAGTATTAAAACAAGGTGGAATAGCACCAGGTGGATTTAACTTTGATTCTAAAGTAAGAAGAGCTTCTTTTGAAGTAGAAGATTTATTCTTAGCTTATATTGCCGGAATGGATACATTTGCAAAAGGATTATTAATAGCTCATAAATTATTAGAAGATGAAGTATTTGAAAACTTTACTAAAGACAGATATATAAGCTTTAGTGAAGGAATAGGTAAAGATATAGTAGAAGGTAAGGTTGGATTTAAGGAATTAGAAAGTTATGCACTAAAAATGCCAACTATAGAGAATAAGTCTGGAAGACAAGAAATGTTAGAAAATATACTTAATAGGTATATATATGAAGTTGATACAATTTATAACAAGTAG
- a CDS encoding MBL fold metallo-hydrolase produces the protein MSNFAYTEKSKFVNPRLTEHSKTMEQKIYKTGDNVYSAVGFGLSYPVMIEGTDGIIIIDPAETIEMMEEVMKGFRKITDKPVKAVIVSHNHGDHWGGMSVCVSQEESQNKEVLVIVDETFIKHFSQASGELLDIRMGRAVWMYGSILPKGEHGYVNLGCGPVLSKGSNKFITPNTFVSVENGLKITISGVDLELFHCEAETEDAICIFLPKEKIMFVGDAVQGEIFPNIYTVRGTVRDSKKWYTGIDKIRKYQPHYLVGTHMRPLHGKDACTSLLTDYRDAIQYTHDQAVRLINMGYTPDYAINELGQLPPHLFQRERLGEFYGTFKQGIKGVYDQYIGWFNGETSKLNPIYPKDAAKKYIKIMGGREVILNEAKKAIDEKDYEWAAEILNYPIRINNNDMEARSLKASAVRMLGYQTENATWRNWYLTSAMALDGTFEQIVKQGGANAGFPPFSNSFIGLTSKAMFESFKVKLNGPKSSAVHMTLLACITDTDEVFNLELRRGIIEIHGQDSNIEADVSIDASKEIWAKLITKEVNIIETIENGLAKCNDLKKAQDYLDLFDEFTPFVDMPFWLQ, from the coding sequence ATGAGTAATTTTGCTTATACTGAAAAATCGAAGTTTGTTAATCCTAGATTGACAGAACATTCTAAAACAATGGAACAAAAAATTTATAAAACAGGTGATAATGTATATAGCGCTGTTGGATTTGGATTATCTTATCCAGTTATGATTGAAGGAACTGATGGCATTATAATCATAGACCCAGCTGAAACTATAGAAATGATGGAAGAAGTAATGAAAGGTTTTCGTAAAATTACTGATAAACCAGTCAAAGCAGTGATAGTTTCTCATAATCATGGTGACCATTGGGGCGGTATGAGTGTCTGTGTAAGTCAAGAAGAAAGCCAAAATAAAGAAGTTTTAGTTATTGTTGATGAAACATTTATAAAACATTTTTCTCAAGCTAGTGGTGAACTGCTAGATATTAGAATGGGAAGAGCTGTTTGGATGTATGGTTCTATACTTCCAAAGGGAGAACATGGCTATGTTAACTTGGGCTGTGGCCCTGTTTTATCTAAAGGTTCTAATAAATTTATTACACCAAATACATTTGTATCTGTTGAAAATGGATTGAAAATTACTATATCAGGTGTTGATTTAGAGCTATTTCACTGTGAAGCTGAAACTGAAGATGCTATATGTATATTTTTACCTAAAGAAAAGATAATGTTTGTTGGAGATGCTGTTCAAGGTGAAATATTTCCTAACATATATACTGTTAGAGGTACTGTTCGTGATTCTAAAAAATGGTATACAGGAATTGATAAAATTCGTAAGTATCAACCACATTATTTAGTTGGAACTCATATGAGACCATTACATGGTAAAGATGCATGTACGTCTCTTCTAACAGACTACAGAGATGCAATACAGTATACTCATGACCAAGCAGTTAGACTTATAAATATGGGATATACTCCTGATTATGCAATAAATGAATTGGGACAACTTCCTCCTCATCTATTTCAAAGAGAACGTCTAGGTGAATTTTATGGAACATTTAAACAGGGAATTAAGGGTGTTTATGACCAATATATAGGTTGGTTTAATGGTGAAACAAGTAAATTGAACCCTATTTATCCTAAAGATGCAGCTAAAAAATATATAAAAATTATGGGTGGTCGTGAAGTAATATTAAATGAAGCTAAGAAGGCTATTGATGAAAAAGATTATGAATGGGCTGCAGAGATATTAAATTACCCTATCCGTATAAATAATAACGATATGGAAGCTAGAAGTCTTAAAGCATCTGCTGTTCGTATGCTTGGATACCAAACAGAAAATGCAACTTGGCGTAATTGGTATCTAACTAGTGCTATGGCATTAGATGGAACTTTTGAACAAATAGTAAAACAAGGTGGAGCCAATGCAGGATTCCCTCCTTTTTCAAACTCATTTATAGGTCTAACATCCAAGGCTATGTTTGAATCTTTCAAGGTTAAGCTAAATGGTCCTAAAAGTTCTGCTGTTCATATGACACTACTGGCATGTATAACTGATACTGATGAAGTGTTTAATTTAGAATTACGTAGAGGAATTATTGAAATACATGGTCAAGATAGTAATATAGAAGCTGATGTTTCAATTGATGCTTCAAAAGAAATATGGGCAAAGCTAATCACAAAAGAAGTTAATATTATTGAAACTATTGAAAATGGTCTGGCAAAATGTAATGACCTAAAAAAAGCTCAAGATTATTTAGACTTATTTGATGAATTTACTCCATTTGTAGATATGCCATTCTGGTTACAATAA